In a genomic window of Azospirillum baldaniorum:
- a CDS encoding 4Fe-4S dicluster domain-containing protein: protein MTSLPNREPGAPRLGLVIDLDTCVGCHACAVACKQWNAGGHMAPLTDYDAYGSGPDGVWFNRIHSFEAGTGESGCESRTTNFPRSCLHCEQPACVTVCPTGASYKRAEDGIVLVNEDLCIGCKLCSWACPYGAREFDQDVGVMKKCTLCIDRIHNETLDEAERVPACVMVCPTSARHFGDLADPTSAVSKLVAERGGYDLMPELGYEPTNKYLPPRPRPTLALDERVTRDSANDDLPLHGLLKWADRILAR from the coding sequence ATGACGAGCCTTCCCAACCGCGAGCCCGGCGCCCCTCGGCTGGGGCTGGTCATCGACCTCGACACCTGCGTCGGCTGCCACGCCTGCGCGGTGGCCTGCAAGCAGTGGAACGCCGGCGGCCACATGGCGCCGCTGACCGATTACGACGCCTACGGTTCCGGTCCGGACGGGGTGTGGTTCAACCGCATCCACAGCTTCGAGGCCGGAACCGGGGAGAGCGGCTGCGAGTCGCGCACCACCAACTTCCCGCGCTCCTGCCTGCATTGCGAACAGCCGGCCTGCGTGACCGTCTGCCCGACCGGCGCCTCCTACAAACGGGCCGAGGACGGCATCGTGCTGGTCAACGAGGATCTGTGCATCGGCTGCAAGCTGTGCTCCTGGGCGTGCCCCTACGGCGCGCGGGAGTTCGACCAGGACGTCGGCGTGATGAAGAAATGCACCCTGTGCATCGACCGCATCCACAACGAGACCTTGGATGAGGCGGAGCGGGTGCCGGCCTGCGTCATGGTCTGCCCGACCTCCGCCCGGCATTTCGGCGACCTTGCCGATCCCACGTCCGCCGTCTCGAAGCTGGTGGCGGAGCGCGGCGGCTACGACCTCATGCCGGAGCTTGGCTACGAGCCGACCAACAAGTACCTGCCGCCCCGGCCCCGCCCCACCCTGGCGCTCGACGAGCGCGTCACCAGGGACAGCGCCAACGACGACCTGCCACTCCACGGCCTGCTGAAATGGGCCGACCGCATCCTGGCGCGCTAA
- a CDS encoding YeiH family protein → MPNELLPSPRRTLGALLPGILLCSGVSGAALALQSLEVRVFGQAWLEALVLAILIGVALRSVWAPGRRWKAGTDFSAKTLLEVAVLLLGASIDPDTILAAGPGLVAGIAGVVALALAVSYGIGRLLGLPPRMAVLVACGNSICGNSAIAATAPVIGAHGDDVAAAIAFTAVLGVLVVLGLPLLVPLLGLTPMQYGVFAGLTVYAVPQILAATAPVGALSVQVGTLVKLLRVLMLGPVVVALALMAKPEGGEDGAKASVPLRRLVPWFILGFLALAGLRAAGGIPDAALAASQTAAGVLTVLSMAALGLGVDVRMLSRAGLRVTAAVVLSLAALGASGLGLIRLLGIM, encoded by the coding sequence ATGCCGAACGAACTTCTTCCATCGCCCCGCCGGACCCTGGGCGCCCTGCTGCCGGGGATTCTGCTCTGCTCCGGCGTGAGCGGCGCTGCGCTGGCCCTGCAAAGCCTGGAGGTGCGGGTCTTCGGGCAGGCCTGGCTGGAGGCGCTGGTCCTGGCGATCCTGATCGGGGTGGCCCTGCGCAGCGTCTGGGCGCCGGGACGGCGCTGGAAGGCGGGAACGGACTTCAGCGCCAAGACGCTGCTGGAGGTCGCGGTGCTGCTGCTGGGCGCCTCCATCGACCCGGACACGATCCTGGCCGCCGGACCGGGGCTGGTGGCGGGGATCGCCGGGGTGGTCGCCCTGGCCCTGGCGGTCAGCTACGGCATCGGGCGCCTGCTGGGATTGCCGCCGCGCATGGCGGTGCTGGTCGCCTGCGGCAACTCGATCTGCGGCAACTCGGCCATCGCGGCGACGGCGCCGGTGATCGGGGCGCACGGCGACGACGTGGCCGCGGCCATCGCCTTCACGGCGGTGCTGGGTGTTCTGGTGGTGCTGGGGCTGCCTTTGCTGGTGCCGCTGCTCGGCCTCACCCCCATGCAGTACGGCGTGTTCGCCGGGCTGACCGTTTACGCGGTGCCGCAGATCCTGGCGGCGACGGCGCCGGTCGGTGCGCTGAGCGTCCAGGTCGGGACGCTGGTGAAGCTGCTGCGCGTGCTGATGCTGGGGCCGGTGGTGGTGGCGCTGGCCTTGATGGCGAAGCCGGAGGGGGGAGAAGACGGTGCTAAGGCAAGCGTGCCGCTGCGCCGGCTGGTGCCCTGGTTCATCCTGGGCTTCTTGGCGCTGGCCGGACTGCGGGCGGCGGGGGGCATCCCGGATGCCGCCCTGGCGGCCAGCCAGACCGCGGCCGGCGTCCTGACGGTGCTGTCGATGGCCGCGTTGGGGCTTGGGGTGGATGTGCGGATGCTGTCGCGGGCGGGCCTGCGCGTCACCGCGGCGGTGGTGCTGTCGCTGGCGGCGCTCGGTGCCAGCGGGCTGGGTCTGATCCGGCTGCTGGGAATCATGTGA
- a CDS encoding LysR family transcriptional regulator gives MTLEQLRIFVAVATQQHVTRAAASLNLTQSAVSAAVSSLEARHAVRLFDRVGRRIELTEAGRLFLNEAIAVLARAEAAERMLADLSALKRGRIAIHASQTITGYWLPERLVAFHRRYPDVDVAVKAANTAQVAKAVLDGAADLGLVEGEVADPLLDQDLLAGDRLLLLVGDGHPWRGRSDLPIEELHRSPWVLREAGSGTRSEFEEALRGQGRAPEDLPVTLELPSNEAVLSAVMAGAGATALSDLVARGALAAGHLHRVPFPLPERPFRLLRHRERGLSHAARTFRGRLLAE, from the coding sequence ATGACTCTCGAACAGCTCCGCATCTTCGTGGCGGTCGCCACGCAGCAGCATGTGACGCGGGCTGCCGCCTCCCTGAATCTGACGCAGTCCGCGGTCAGCGCCGCCGTCTCCAGCCTGGAGGCCCGGCACGCCGTCCGCCTGTTCGACCGGGTGGGCCGCCGCATCGAGCTGACGGAGGCCGGGCGCCTGTTCCTGAACGAAGCCATCGCGGTGCTCGCCCGTGCCGAGGCGGCGGAGCGCATGCTGGCCGACCTGTCGGCGCTGAAGCGCGGGCGCATCGCCATCCACGCCAGCCAGACCATCACCGGCTACTGGCTGCCCGAACGGCTCGTGGCGTTCCACCGGCGCTATCCGGACGTCGACGTCGCGGTGAAGGCCGCCAACACCGCCCAGGTCGCCAAGGCCGTGCTGGACGGCGCCGCCGATCTGGGTCTGGTGGAAGGGGAGGTGGCCGACCCGCTGCTCGACCAGGACCTACTGGCCGGCGACCGTCTGCTGCTGCTGGTGGGGGACGGTCACCCCTGGCGCGGGCGGAGCGACCTGCCGATTGAGGAGCTGCACCGCTCCCCCTGGGTCCTGCGGGAAGCCGGGTCGGGCACCCGCTCCGAGTTCGAGGAGGCGCTGCGCGGGCAGGGGAGGGCGCCGGAGGATTTGCCGGTGACGCTGGAACTGCCCTCGAACGAAGCGGTGCTGTCGGCGGTCATGGCCGGGGCGGGGGCCACCGCCCTGTCGGATCTGGTGGCGCGCGGTGCGCTGGCGGCCGGGCATCTGCACCGCGTTCCCTTCCCGCTGCCCGAGCGCCCCTTCCGCCTGCTGCGCCACCGCGAGCGCGGGTTGAGCCACGCCGCCCGGACCTTCCGCGGCCGGTTGCTGGCGGAATAG
- a CDS encoding dimethyl sulfoxide reductase anchor subunit family protein produces the protein MHPAFSIIFFTSAAGAGYGLLALLGLLAPFGLLPASPLFGLTALALALGLVVAGLLSSLAHLGRPERAWRALSQWRSSWLSREGVAAVATFLPAGVFAIAWIVLATGTDGGGSGVAGIAGWITAAMAAVTVYCTAMIYASLKPIRQWANPWVPRTYLALSLMTGALLLNALLGVAGQAAGWSSLLALASVALAWAAKEGHWRHCATARPVSTAEAATGLGHIGRVRLLDAPHSEDNYLLKEMGFRVGRRHAARLRFITRLAAFALPAALSLGALVAGPGALSGTLALLAAAAAALGVVAERWLFFAEAKHTVTLFYGAGEA, from the coding sequence ATGCATCCGGCCTTCTCCATCATCTTCTTCACGAGCGCAGCGGGCGCCGGCTACGGCCTGCTCGCCCTGCTCGGCCTGCTGGCGCCGTTCGGCCTGCTGCCGGCGAGCCCGCTGTTCGGCCTCACCGCCCTCGCCCTCGCCTTGGGTCTGGTGGTGGCCGGGCTGCTGTCCTCGCTGGCCCATCTCGGCCGGCCGGAGCGGGCGTGGCGGGCGCTGTCGCAATGGCGCAGTTCCTGGCTGTCGCGCGAAGGGGTGGCGGCGGTCGCCACCTTCCTGCCGGCGGGCGTCTTCGCCATCGCCTGGATCGTCCTGGCGACCGGCACTGACGGCGGCGGGAGCGGCGTGGCGGGCATCGCCGGCTGGATCACCGCGGCGATGGCGGCGGTCACCGTCTACTGCACGGCAATGATCTACGCTTCGCTGAAGCCGATCCGCCAGTGGGCCAACCCCTGGGTGCCGCGCACGTACTTGGCGCTGTCGCTGATGACCGGGGCGCTGCTGCTGAACGCGCTGCTCGGCGTGGCGGGGCAGGCGGCGGGCTGGTCCTCCCTGCTGGCGCTGGCGTCGGTGGCGCTGGCCTGGGCAGCGAAGGAGGGGCATTGGCGCCACTGCGCCACCGCCCGCCCCGTCAGCACGGCGGAAGCTGCCACCGGGCTGGGTCACATCGGGCGGGTCCGCCTGCTCGACGCCCCGCACAGCGAGGACAACTACCTGCTCAAGGAAATGGGCTTCCGCGTCGGGCGCCGCCACGCCGCCCGCCTGCGCTTCATCACCCGCCTCGCCGCCTTCGCCCTGCCGGCGGCGCTGAGCCTCGGCGCGCTGGTCGCCGGCCCCGGCGCCCTCTCCGGCACGCTGGCGCTGCTGGCCGCCGCCGCCGCCGCGCTGGGGGTGGTCGCCGAGCGCTGGCTCTTCTTCGCCGAGGCGAAGCACACCGTGACCCTCTTCTACGGCGCCGGGGAAGCCTGA
- a CDS encoding AAA family ATPase produces MTGDDLKLLRERRGLTQTQMAAFVNELTGRRYDKQRLSKWETGREPLPRDVLGRLLLLSLEQPATATPRAGTTIAIGLQKGGTAKTATSINVAFMLARSGNRVLLVDADPQGNATVHVGVPQTDVVALTEQGRVLYHALMGKAKLSEVIRPTSVEGLDVVPSSIALASADTELPGNLTNAQTAMAEMLDAVRGDYDFILIDCAPNLGAVTINALTAADYVLIPCQAEPHAILGVNAFLDTVTKIQRRLNPNLRVLGVLPTMLNPRQTQDRSSLDDIGRLWGEDYRVFPPVPRATIYAQAAGANVITLDADIGAPGVESYAAIAGALLKATGRIRESSDAA; encoded by the coding sequence ATGACCGGCGACGATTTGAAGCTGCTGCGCGAGAGGCGCGGCCTCACCCAGACACAGATGGCCGCGTTCGTGAACGAACTGACCGGCCGCCGCTACGACAAGCAGCGGCTGAGCAAGTGGGAGACGGGACGCGAACCCCTGCCCCGCGACGTGCTGGGCCGTCTGCTGCTGCTGTCCCTGGAGCAGCCGGCGACCGCAACGCCGCGCGCCGGCACGACCATCGCCATCGGCCTGCAAAAGGGCGGCACGGCCAAGACGGCGACCTCGATCAACGTCGCCTTCATGCTGGCCCGGTCGGGCAACCGCGTGCTGCTGGTGGACGCCGATCCGCAGGGCAACGCCACGGTCCATGTCGGCGTGCCGCAGACCGACGTGGTGGCGCTGACGGAGCAGGGCAGGGTGCTCTACCACGCGCTGATGGGCAAGGCGAAGCTGTCCGAGGTCATCCGCCCGACCAGCGTGGAAGGGCTGGACGTCGTGCCGTCGAGCATCGCGCTCGCCAGCGCCGACACCGAACTGCCCGGCAACCTGACCAACGCCCAGACCGCCATGGCGGAGATGCTGGACGCGGTGCGGGGCGATTACGATTTCATCCTGATCGACTGCGCGCCGAACCTGGGGGCGGTCACCATCAACGCGCTGACCGCGGCGGACTATGTGCTGATCCCCTGCCAAGCGGAGCCGCACGCCATCCTGGGCGTGAACGCCTTCCTGGACACCGTGACGAAGATCCAGCGGCGGCTGAACCCGAACCTGCGGGTGCTGGGCGTGCTGCCGACCATGCTGAACCCGCGTCAGACCCAGGACCGCTCCTCGCTGGACGACATCGGCCGGCTGTGGGGCGAGGATTACCGGGTCTTCCCGCCGGTGCCGCGCGCGACCATCTACGCGCAGGCCGCCGGAGCCAACGTCATCACGCTGGACGCCGACATCGGCGCGCCGGGCGTGGAAAGCTACGCCGCCATCGCCGGTGCCCTTCTGAAGGCCACCGGACGCATCCGGGAGTCGTCCGATGCCGCCTAA
- a CDS encoding lipid II:glycine glycyltransferase FemX yields the protein MDRGGWYTVMNGFDDANIFQTWDFGRIAHPGRDLSHIVLRRDGQPVAAAQLLVRRVPGIGGIALVMWGPLWRPKGRPADPADFLAIMEAMKAEYSVRRGLFLRVLPRVEDGAGEGARALSAMEALGMRHSDAKAPYRTFIMDLTRDEATIHKDLSRHWRRGLAKAEGAGLEIVEGSSPEILDAIDDLFIQTQRRKGFRAFDSRTLTKVHRALPDGMKMHAVMASHNGEPVAGVVVSLLGDTALMQNSATAEAGLPLNAAFLVHWKAMQWVKANGGKRYDLHGVNAQANPGVHLFKRGFAGKGEEERVFIGTFEAPGPMLSRLLVEGGQTVRTLAATCTAQASQMMAMAMNKGPAERADATTPSNPV from the coding sequence ATGGACCGCGGCGGCTGGTACACCGTCATGAACGGATTCGACGACGCCAACATCTTCCAGACCTGGGATTTCGGGCGCATCGCCCATCCCGGCCGCGACCTCAGCCACATCGTGCTGCGCCGGGACGGCCAGCCGGTGGCCGCGGCGCAGCTGCTGGTCCGCCGGGTGCCGGGCATCGGCGGCATCGCGCTGGTCATGTGGGGACCGTTGTGGCGCCCCAAGGGCCGTCCAGCCGATCCGGCCGACTTCCTGGCCATCATGGAAGCGATGAAGGCCGAGTACAGCGTCCGGCGCGGCCTGTTCCTGCGCGTCCTGCCGCGCGTCGAGGACGGGGCAGGGGAGGGCGCCCGCGCGCTGTCCGCCATGGAGGCGCTGGGGATGCGACACAGCGACGCCAAGGCCCCCTACCGCACTTTCATCATGGACCTGACCCGCGACGAGGCGACGATCCACAAGGACCTGTCCCGCCACTGGCGGCGCGGCCTCGCCAAAGCCGAGGGGGCAGGACTGGAGATCGTCGAGGGCTCCTCGCCGGAGATCCTCGACGCCATCGACGACCTGTTCATCCAGACGCAGCGCCGCAAGGGCTTCCGCGCCTTCGACAGCCGCACCCTGACCAAGGTCCACCGCGCCCTGCCCGACGGCATGAAGATGCACGCCGTCATGGCCTCCCACAACGGCGAGCCGGTGGCCGGCGTGGTGGTGTCGCTGCTCGGGGACACCGCGCTGATGCAGAATTCGGCCACCGCGGAGGCCGGACTGCCGCTGAACGCCGCCTTCCTCGTCCACTGGAAGGCGATGCAGTGGGTGAAGGCAAACGGCGGGAAGCGCTACGACCTGCACGGCGTCAACGCCCAGGCCAACCCCGGCGTGCATCTGTTCAAGCGCGGCTTCGCCGGCAAGGGGGAGGAGGAGCGGGTCTTCATCGGCACCTTCGAAGCGCCCGGCCCGATGCTCAGCCGGCTTCTCGTCGAAGGCGGCCAGACGGTGCGCACGCTGGCCGCGACCTGCACCGCGCAGGCGAGCCAGATGATGGCGATGGCGATGAACAAGGGACCGGCCGAGCGCGCCGACGCCACCACCCCGTCCAACCCGGTGTAA
- a CDS encoding replication initiator protein A: protein MDDHNTDKENAELLDRPVQLALRLDSPLRGDVNNDRALMAYSLFGLSKDKVESLPTYDDGKVKIEVRAPRDVGVATIWDKSVLIYAVSLLREKMAEGKMGPEVGKLHFTTSDLQRIVGKTAGGSAYDKIEGALERLQGTQIKTNLEAGGEGESGAFSWISDYKLLYRRGKKDGERQVRGLTLVLSNWVVRAALGNNLLTYSEDYFALKPIEKRLYEIARAHLGHGNAFWMALEPLRKRVGSDNDLRKFKNALGPVLQADRIPGYGVRIVEAAEYKELMTARGASIARVLNADLPVIFWRKDAGEPESWIDIPRVEFDEVV, encoded by the coding sequence ATGGACGACCACAACACCGACAAGGAAAACGCCGAACTGCTGGACCGCCCGGTCCAGCTGGCGCTGCGGCTGGATTCGCCGCTGCGCGGCGACGTGAACAACGACCGGGCCCTGATGGCCTATTCGCTGTTCGGCTTGTCGAAGGACAAGGTGGAAAGCCTTCCCACCTACGACGACGGCAAGGTGAAGATCGAGGTGCGCGCCCCGCGCGACGTCGGCGTTGCGACGATCTGGGACAAGTCGGTGCTGATCTACGCCGTCTCGCTGCTGCGCGAGAAGATGGCCGAGGGCAAGATGGGGCCGGAGGTGGGGAAGCTCCACTTCACCACCAGCGATCTCCAGCGCATCGTCGGCAAGACCGCCGGGGGCAGCGCCTACGACAAGATCGAAGGGGCGCTGGAGCGGCTTCAGGGCACCCAGATCAAGACCAACCTGGAGGCCGGGGGCGAGGGCGAGAGTGGCGCCTTCTCCTGGATCTCCGACTACAAGCTGCTGTACCGCCGCGGCAAGAAGGACGGCGAGCGGCAGGTGCGCGGCCTGACCCTGGTCCTGTCGAACTGGGTGGTGCGCGCGGCGCTGGGCAACAATCTGCTGACCTATTCGGAAGACTACTTCGCTCTGAAGCCCATCGAGAAGCGGCTCTACGAGATCGCCCGCGCCCATCTGGGCCATGGCAACGCCTTCTGGATGGCGCTGGAGCCGCTGCGCAAGCGGGTCGGCTCCGACAACGACCTGCGCAAGTTCAAAAACGCGCTCGGCCCCGTGCTCCAGGCCGACCGCATCCCCGGCTACGGCGTGCGCATCGTCGAGGCCGCGGAGTACAAGGAGCTGATGACGGCGCGCGGCGCCTCCATCGCCCGCGTGCTGAACGCCGACCTTCCGGTGATCTTCTGGCGCAAGGACGCCGGCGAGCCGGAGAGCTGGATCGACATTCCCAGGGTCGAGTTCGACGAGGTGGTCTGA
- a CDS encoding ParB/RepB/Spo0J family partition protein encodes MPPKKLTRQTAATVLQAKNTAPALETNRLFGLTGALPRLIEADVAAIRTDPNQPRTVFDETALASLAASIERHGLQQPVLVQETAEKGVYRLVAGERRLRAHQMLGRPTIAAIITKGKAEEIALIENVQRVDLDAIDLARGLTQLIDSHGYAQAEVAAVLGCSEAEVSKRLKVLDLPTDILREYRENPDAVSRSALVELAFVGDEEEVRRLWQSARTGGLTVQSVRAARASKAPGSVEPMRVLGRSINRIEKELKAIDAVSNAMQKEHRELLRDLRMRIDDLLGE; translated from the coding sequence ATGCCGCCTAAGAAGCTGACCCGCCAGACCGCCGCCACGGTTCTGCAAGCCAAGAACACCGCCCCAGCCCTGGAGACCAACCGGCTGTTCGGGTTGACCGGCGCCCTGCCCCGGCTGATCGAGGCCGACGTCGCCGCCATCCGCACCGACCCCAACCAGCCGCGCACCGTCTTCGACGAGACGGCGCTCGCCTCGCTCGCCGCCTCCATCGAGCGGCACGGGCTTCAGCAGCCGGTGCTGGTGCAGGAGACGGCGGAGAAGGGCGTCTACCGCCTCGTGGCCGGTGAGCGCCGCCTGCGCGCCCACCAGATGCTTGGCCGCCCGACCATCGCCGCCATCATCACCAAGGGCAAGGCGGAGGAGATCGCGCTGATCGAGAACGTCCAGCGCGTGGACCTGGACGCCATCGATCTGGCCCGCGGCCTGACCCAGCTCATCGACAGCCATGGCTACGCCCAGGCGGAGGTCGCCGCGGTGCTCGGCTGCTCGGAGGCCGAGGTGTCGAAGCGGCTTAAGGTGCTGGACCTGCCGACCGACATCCTCCGCGAGTACCGGGAGAACCCCGACGCGGTGTCCCGCTCGGCCCTGGTCGAGCTGGCCTTCGTCGGCGATGAAGAGGAGGTGCGGCGGCTGTGGCAGTCGGCGCGCACCGGCGGGCTGACGGTGCAGTCGGTGCGCGCGGCGCGGGCGTCCAAGGCGCCGGGCTCGGTGGAGCCGATGCGCGTGCTGGGCCGCTCGATCAACCGCATCGAGAAGGAGCTGAAGGCCATCGACGCGGTCAGCAACGCGATGCAGAAGGAGCACCGGGAGCTGTTGCGGGACCTGCGGATGCGCATCGACGATCTGCTGGGGGAGTGA
- a CDS encoding HAD family hydrolase, with product MLQTPDRLDPEVVIFDFDGVIIDSVPTKNGGFAILYGIDDAETEERMRQTIWRNGGLSRFKMLAILEREMFGRDPGPAEIDDLARRYAEIVDPRVPDCALIAGAETVLDRLDGTPCHLVSGTPHEVLMGTVRAKGLERHFRSITGSPNVKAEVFARIVAAGGHDPARSLAIGDSLTELEAARKAGMGFVGVVSEGLPNPFPPDVTVVGDLHGLAQRL from the coding sequence ATGCTTCAGACACCCGACCGGCTGGACCCGGAGGTCGTGATCTTCGATTTCGACGGCGTCATCATCGACTCCGTGCCCACCAAGAACGGCGGCTTCGCCATCCTCTACGGCATCGACGATGCGGAGACGGAGGAGCGGATGCGCCAGACGATCTGGCGCAACGGCGGCCTCAGCCGTTTCAAGATGCTGGCGATCCTGGAGCGGGAGATGTTCGGGCGCGACCCCGGCCCGGCGGAGATCGACGATCTGGCCCGCCGCTACGCCGAGATCGTCGATCCGCGCGTTCCCGACTGCGCGCTGATCGCCGGCGCTGAGACGGTGCTGGACCGGCTGGACGGCACGCCCTGCCACCTCGTCTCGGGCACGCCGCACGAGGTGCTGATGGGCACGGTGCGCGCCAAGGGGCTGGAGCGGCATTTCCGCAGCATCACCGGCTCCCCCAATGTGAAGGCGGAGGTCTTCGCGCGCATCGTCGCGGCGGGCGGGCACGACCCGGCGCGGTCGCTCGCCATCGGCGACTCCCTGACCGAGCTGGAGGCCGCCCGCAAGGCCGGCATGGGCTTCGTGGGCGTGGTATCGGAAGGGCTGCCGAACCCCTTCCCGCCCGACGTGACGGTGGTCGGTGACCTGCACGGGCTCGCCCAACGACTCTGA
- the xsc gene encoding sulfoacetaldehyde acetyltransferase has protein sequence MKMTTEEAFVKVLQMHGIRHAFGIIGSAMMPVSDLFPKAGIRFWDCAHETNAALICDGYSRVTGEMAMAIAQNGPGVTGFVTSIKTAYWNHTPMLLVTPQAANKTIGQGGFQEVEQMAMFREMVCYQEEVRDPSRMAEVLNRVIEKAWRGCAPAQINVPRDFWTQVIDVELPQIVRLERPAGGRQAIAEAARLLSEAKFPVILNGAGVVIGGAIPDSMALAERLDAPVCCGYQHNDAFPGSHPLSVGPLGYNGSKAAMELIAKADVVLALGTRLNPFSTLPGYGIDYWPKGARIIQVDINPDRIGLTKKVSVGICGDARQVAQQILAQLAPGAGDAGRLERRALIHQTKSAWLQLLSSLDHEEDDPGTSWNAEARERESDRMSPRQAWRAIQAALPADAILSTDIGNNCAIGNAYPTFEEGRKYLAPGMFGPCGYGFPSIVGAKIGCPSTPVVGFAGDGAFGISMNEMSSIGREGWPAVTMVIFRNFQWGAEKRNTTLWFDNNFVGTELNPKLSYAKVAEGCGLKGVTARTQDEVTAALRQAIEDQGRGITTFVEVILNQELGEPFRRDAMKKPVAVAGIDPSDMRPQQAV, from the coding sequence ATGAAAATGACCACCGAGGAAGCGTTCGTGAAGGTCCTTCAGATGCACGGCATCCGGCACGCCTTCGGGATCATCGGATCGGCCATGATGCCGGTCTCCGACCTTTTCCCCAAGGCCGGCATCCGGTTCTGGGACTGCGCGCACGAGACCAACGCCGCCCTGATCTGCGACGGCTACAGCCGCGTCACCGGCGAGATGGCCATGGCCATCGCCCAGAACGGACCCGGCGTGACCGGCTTCGTCACCTCGATCAAGACCGCTTACTGGAATCACACGCCGATGCTGCTGGTGACGCCGCAGGCCGCCAACAAGACCATCGGCCAGGGCGGTTTCCAGGAGGTCGAGCAGATGGCCATGTTCCGGGAGATGGTCTGCTACCAGGAGGAGGTACGCGACCCCAGCCGCATGGCCGAGGTGCTGAACCGCGTCATCGAGAAGGCGTGGCGCGGCTGCGCCCCGGCGCAGATCAACGTGCCGCGCGATTTCTGGACCCAGGTCATCGACGTCGAGCTGCCGCAGATCGTCCGGCTGGAGCGCCCGGCGGGCGGGCGGCAGGCCATTGCCGAGGCGGCCCGCCTGCTGTCGGAGGCGAAATTCCCGGTCATCCTCAACGGCGCCGGGGTGGTGATCGGCGGAGCCATTCCGGACAGCATGGCGCTGGCGGAGCGGCTGGACGCGCCGGTCTGCTGCGGCTATCAGCACAACGACGCCTTCCCCGGCAGCCACCCGCTGTCGGTCGGGCCGCTCGGCTACAACGGCTCCAAGGCGGCGATGGAGTTGATCGCCAAGGCCGACGTCGTGCTGGCGCTCGGCACCCGGCTCAACCCCTTCTCCACCTTGCCCGGCTACGGCATCGACTATTGGCCGAAGGGCGCGCGGATCATTCAGGTGGACATCAACCCCGACCGCATCGGCCTGACCAAGAAGGTATCGGTCGGCATCTGCGGCGACGCTAGGCAGGTTGCCCAGCAGATCCTGGCGCAACTCGCCCCCGGCGCCGGGGATGCGGGCCGGCTGGAGCGCCGCGCGCTGATCCACCAGACCAAGTCGGCGTGGCTTCAGCTGCTGTCCTCGCTCGACCATGAGGAGGACGATCCCGGAACGAGCTGGAACGCCGAGGCGCGCGAGCGCGAGTCCGACCGCATGTCGCCCCGTCAGGCGTGGCGGGCCATCCAGGCCGCCTTGCCGGCGGACGCCATCCTCTCCACCGACATCGGCAACAACTGCGCCATCGGCAACGCCTACCCCACCTTCGAGGAGGGGCGGAAGTATCTGGCGCCGGGCATGTTCGGCCCCTGCGGCTACGGCTTCCCGTCGATCGTCGGCGCGAAGATCGGCTGCCCCAGCACGCCGGTGGTCGGCTTCGCCGGTGACGGCGCCTTCGGCATCTCGATGAACGAGATGTCCTCCATCGGGCGCGAGGGATGGCCGGCGGTCACCATGGTGATCTTCCGGAACTTCCAGTGGGGGGCGGAGAAGCGCAACACGACGCTGTGGTTCGACAACAACTTCGTCGGCACGGAGCTGAACCCCAAGCTCAGCTACGCCAAGGTGGCCGAGGGTTGCGGCCTGAAGGGCGTCACCGCGCGCACCCAGGATGAGGTGACCGCCGCCCTGCGCCAGGCCATCGAGGACCAGGGGCGCGGCATCACCACCTTCGTCGAGGTGATCCTGAACCAGGAGCTGGGCGAGCCGTTCCGCCGCGACGCCATGAAGAAGCCGGTCGCGGTCGCCGGCATCGACCCGTCGGACATGCGCCCGCAACAGGCCGTGTAA